A DNA window from Nitrospinota bacterium contains the following coding sequences:
- a CDS encoding type IIA DNA topoisomerase subunit B: MSKYRSEDIQVLEGLEPVRKRPGMYIGSTSSTGLHHLLWEILDNCVDEALNGHCDTIEVTLEKDKGVTIKDNGRGIPVDPFRNTKKSAMEILFTTLHSGGKFGQGNYKVSGGLHGVGMAVVCALSEKLVATSRRDGFEWSQTYSRGKPKGKIKKGKPVRNYGTIVYFKPDEDIFPKTDFNPKLILERAESKAFLNKGLKIIVNENKNTHLFHYPDGIQDYIKKIVGQKPTLMDKPFYVEKEDKSLKLETAFLWTPNTDTQILSFANSIRTIDGGTHENGFRNGITKAIRAYIDRRKLLPKEISGITGDDVREGLIAIINVYLQGEVEFQGQTKGRLNSEITSQVESVVNHTLEHYLNENQSLGNTLANRIILSAQARIASRQAKDAVQRKTNISHRLNLPGKLSDCATTDKNQAELFICEGDSAGGSSKQARDRKTQAILPIRGKILNVETATMTKVLANTEIQNLVSACGTGIGNKFDYSKLRYGKIIIMTDADVDGAHICTLLLTFFYRCLPQIIEKGHLFIAQPPLYRIDAGKKMFYALTDEEKDKIVEALNGTSHEIGRFKGLGEMPASDLKETTMNKNSRSLIRVTLGSAEQASKTVCDLMGKNAASRFKFIKEKAEFVQDLDV, from the coding sequence ATGTCAAAATACCGCTCTGAAGACATACAGGTACTCGAAGGTCTTGAACCTGTTCGCAAACGCCCGGGAATGTATATCGGTTCTACCTCCTCCACAGGCCTGCACCACTTGCTTTGGGAAATTCTGGACAACTGTGTTGATGAGGCACTAAACGGCCATTGCGACACTATCGAAGTCACCCTGGAAAAAGATAAAGGTGTGACTATCAAGGACAACGGACGAGGAATACCGGTAGATCCGTTTCGCAATACGAAAAAGAGCGCCATGGAAATACTTTTCACCACTCTACATTCAGGAGGAAAGTTTGGCCAGGGCAATTATAAAGTATCCGGTGGCCTTCATGGTGTTGGGATGGCTGTAGTGTGTGCCTTGTCTGAGAAACTGGTAGCAACTTCTCGCCGGGACGGGTTTGAATGGAGTCAAACTTATTCAAGAGGCAAGCCTAAAGGAAAAATTAAAAAAGGGAAACCTGTAAGGAACTATGGCACCATTGTTTATTTTAAACCTGATGAAGATATCTTTCCAAAAACCGACTTCAATCCAAAGCTTATCCTGGAACGCGCAGAATCAAAGGCCTTCCTGAACAAGGGCCTGAAAATCATTGTTAATGAAAATAAAAATACACACTTATTTCATTATCCGGATGGCATACAGGACTACATCAAAAAAATAGTCGGTCAAAAACCTACTTTGATGGACAAGCCTTTCTACGTAGAAAAAGAAGATAAGAGCTTAAAACTTGAGACTGCTTTTCTTTGGACACCGAATACCGACACACAGATTCTTTCTTTTGCTAACTCCATCCGTACGATTGACGGCGGGACTCATGAAAATGGCTTCCGCAATGGAATCACTAAAGCAATCCGGGCTTATATAGATAGACGAAAACTGCTCCCCAAAGAAATATCTGGAATTACCGGTGACGATGTTCGGGAAGGTTTGATCGCGATTATCAATGTTTATTTGCAGGGTGAAGTAGAGTTTCAAGGCCAAACCAAGGGTCGGTTAAATTCAGAAATCACTTCGCAGGTTGAGTCTGTCGTCAATCATACCCTTGAGCATTATTTAAACGAAAACCAGAGCCTAGGCAATACTCTTGCAAACCGTATCATTTTGTCAGCTCAAGCCCGAATCGCATCAAGACAAGCTAAAGATGCAGTCCAGCGGAAAACCAACATTTCTCATAGACTCAATTTACCCGGAAAACTTTCTGACTGCGCGACAACTGATAAAAACCAGGCTGAACTCTTTATCTGCGAAGGCGATTCCGCAGGGGGTTCCAGCAAACAAGCAAGGGACCGGAAAACTCAGGCTATCCTTCCAATTAGAGGGAAAATACTGAATGTTGAAACAGCAACCATGACAAAGGTCCTGGCCAACACAGAAATTCAAAACCTTGTATCAGCCTGTGGAACGGGTATTGGCAATAAATTCGATTACAGTAAACTTCGATACGGGAAAATCATAATTATGACCGATGCGGATGTTGATGGAGCACACATCTGCACACTGCTGCTTACTTTTTTTTACAGGTGTCTCCCGCAAATTATCGAGAAAGGTCATTTGTTTATTGCCCAGCCCCCTCTATATAGAATTGATGCTGGCAAAAAAATGTTCTACGCCCTGACAGATGAGGAAAAAGATAAAATTGTAGAGGCGTTAAACGGCACTTCTCATGAAATTGGTCGCTTTAAAGGACTGGGAGAGATGCCTGCTTCAGATTTAAAAGAAACCACCATGAACAAAAATTCCCGCTCATTGATCCGGGTAACATTAGGGTCTGCTGAACAAGCAAGCAAAACAGTATGTGACTTGATGGGCAAAAATGCCGCCTCACGATTCAAATTTATAAAGGAAAAAGCAGAGTTTGTTCAAGATCTTGACGTTTAA
- the parC gene encoding DNA topoisomerase IV subunit A, with protein sequence MGQEKTSDLQDELEKRFLTYALSTIVSRSLPDVRDGLKPIHRRILFAMESMGMNSASKHVKSAKIIGEVLGKYHPHGDASTYESMVRMAQDFSMRYPLVDGKGNFGSMDGDSPAAYRYTEGRLTPITSYLLQDIKKDTVDFRPNYDNTLKEPVVLPSRIPNLLINGSSGIAVGMACSFPSHNLNEVLSALISLIDTPKQTVANLMKHIKGPDFPTGGIILNSKKELREAYQSGMGAVKTRGLWKVEPLPRGKKQIILTAIPYSVNKSRLIEKIAEIIITKKLPALTDVRDESDEKVRVVLEVKSTGDENKLMSYLFKHTELESSFQINFNCLKPNGEPERLSLLEICQEFLEFRKQVVTRRLNYELAIIEKRLHILNGFAIIFDDLDKALKLIRSSKSRKEAHEKLRKKFKIDDEQTTAILEIPLYRLVGMEMEKILLEQKEKRAEQKRITSILKSPKKIWAEVKHEFEEIKKKHGDKRITQIKTVEDIEYNEEDFIEHEDVHIILSQNGWIRKLKNVGDPSGLKFKENDQLLSSLQSNTQNLLALFTSFGTAYVTKVYNLPYTRSGFGEPVQSLFKFGDGEKVIGMTIVSPSSDDTDSTDADGQTTLNFIKETKPENDPPEFMVASANGFGFRFPSSNLTETTRSGRKIMSLKEGDSMIGFAPVTHDHVFLATAKGKAVVIPTEQVTQLSGSGKGVTLMKPGDSSLAGFKLVNLKEKVEIEFSSGANKIITVKSVRLCNRGSQGVIVSKRKTITNIK encoded by the coding sequence ATGGGGCAGGAAAAAACTTCCGACTTACAAGATGAATTAGAGAAAAGGTTTCTGACCTATGCACTCTCAACTATTGTTTCTCGCTCTCTTCCTGATGTGCGGGATGGATTGAAACCTATTCATCGCAGAATACTGTTTGCAATGGAAAGTATGGGGATGAATTCCGCAAGCAAACATGTCAAGTCCGCCAAGATCATTGGTGAGGTTTTGGGTAAATACCATCCCCATGGTGACGCATCTACATATGAATCAATGGTTCGCATGGCACAGGATTTTTCCATGCGCTATCCCCTGGTGGATGGGAAAGGTAATTTTGGTTCGATGGATGGCGATTCTCCAGCTGCCTATCGCTATACAGAAGGACGTTTAACACCCATTACTTCCTATTTATTACAGGATATTAAAAAAGATACCGTCGATTTTCGGCCCAACTATGACAACACCCTGAAAGAACCGGTAGTATTGCCATCCCGCATTCCCAATTTACTAATAAATGGTTCTTCAGGGATAGCTGTAGGTATGGCCTGCTCTTTCCCCAGTCATAACCTGAATGAAGTCTTATCGGCATTAATTTCACTGATTGACACTCCTAAACAAACAGTGGCCAATCTGATGAAACATATAAAAGGGCCTGACTTTCCTACGGGGGGCATCATATTAAATAGCAAGAAAGAATTACGAGAGGCTTATCAATCTGGCATGGGCGCGGTAAAAACCCGTGGTCTATGGAAGGTTGAACCCCTGCCAAGAGGAAAGAAACAGATTATCCTGACGGCAATCCCCTATAGTGTTAACAAATCCCGGTTGATAGAAAAAATCGCAGAGATCATCATCACCAAAAAGCTTCCTGCATTGACCGATGTCAGGGATGAGAGTGACGAAAAGGTTCGAGTTGTGCTCGAAGTTAAAAGTACGGGTGATGAAAACAAGTTGATGAGTTATCTATTCAAACACACGGAACTGGAAAGCAGTTTTCAAATCAACTTTAACTGTCTCAAACCAAATGGAGAGCCTGAGCGCCTGTCACTTCTGGAAATCTGCCAGGAGTTTCTGGAGTTTCGTAAACAGGTTGTGACTCGCAGATTAAATTATGAACTGGCTATTATTGAAAAACGACTGCACATCCTTAATGGATTCGCAATTATTTTCGATGATTTAGACAAAGCATTAAAGCTTATAAGGTCTTCAAAGTCCCGCAAGGAAGCCCATGAGAAATTAAGAAAGAAATTTAAGATTGATGATGAACAGACTACCGCCATACTCGAAATTCCTCTCTATCGACTGGTTGGAATGGAAATGGAAAAGATTCTCCTTGAACAAAAAGAGAAGCGTGCTGAGCAAAAAAGAATCACATCTATTCTCAAATCACCCAAGAAAATCTGGGCAGAGGTAAAACATGAGTTTGAAGAGATCAAGAAGAAACACGGTGACAAGCGTATCACTCAAATCAAAACTGTAGAAGACATCGAGTACAACGAAGAAGATTTCATCGAACATGAAGATGTGCATATCATCCTCAGCCAGAACGGATGGATTAGAAAACTAAAAAACGTGGGCGATCCATCCGGATTAAAATTCAAAGAGAACGATCAGTTGCTCAGTTCGTTGCAATCCAACACTCAAAACCTGCTTGCCCTGTTCACATCGTTTGGAACCGCCTATGTCACCAAGGTATACAATCTCCCCTACACTAGAAGCGGGTTTGGAGAACCCGTGCAAAGTTTATTCAAATTTGGCGACGGGGAAAAGGTTATAGGGATGACTATCGTTTCCCCTTCCAGTGATGATACAGATTCGACCGATGCTGATGGTCAAACCACACTTAACTTCATTAAAGAAACAAAACCTGAAAATGATCCTCCGGAGTTTATGGTGGCCAGTGCCAACGGTTTTGGTTTCCGTTTTCCATCATCAAACTTGACTGAGACAACGCGTTCAGGAAGAAAAATTATGAGCCTGAAAGAAGGCGACAGCATGATCGGTTTTGCTCCCGTCACACACGATCATGTTTTTTTAGCTACTGCAAAAGGTAAAGCGGTGGTGATTCCAACTGAACAGGTCACCCAACTATCAGGTTCTGGTAAAGGAGTCACACTTATGAAGCCTGGAGATAGTAGTTTGGCTGGATTCAAACTCGTCAACTTAAAAGAAAAAGTAGAAATTGAGTTCTCTTCCGGTGCTAATAAGATCATTACTGTCAAAAGCGTACGTCTCTGCAACCGAGGCAGCCAGGGCGTAATTGTTTCGAAACGGAAAACCATTACAAATATTAAATAA
- the apbC gene encoding iron-sulfur cluster carrier protein ApbC yields the protein MSAPKLQDKVIDALKTVQDPDLHKDIVSLGFVKNLNIDGGNVKFDVELTTPACPVKEQLRTECETKVQEIEGVEKVDVNMTAVVRPTEHAQPVLTGVKNIIAVASGKGGVGKSTVSTNLAIALSLTGARVGLMDADIYGPSIPQMMGIPISSPKVGEENKFFPHEKYGLKVVSAAFLTKQGQPLMLRGPMLGGIIQQFLQNVEWGELDYLVIDLPPGTGDVQLTLTQKAPISGAVVVTTPQEVSLIDADKGVKMFQQVKVPLLGIVENMSYFVCDGCDKKHHIFRQGGGKSLADNFKIPLLGEVPIIEAVAEGGDAGTPIVISNAESPASQAYKDLAGRVAAQLSINQANSGEKVSSDFELAWKS from the coding sequence ATGTCTGCCCCCAAGCTGCAAGATAAAGTGATTGATGCGTTAAAGACGGTTCAAGACCCTGACCTGCATAAAGATATTGTGAGCCTTGGGTTTGTCAAGAATTTGAATATTGATGGTGGGAACGTCAAATTCGATGTTGAACTCACGACACCAGCCTGTCCGGTAAAAGAACAATTGCGTACGGAATGTGAAACAAAGGTGCAAGAGATTGAAGGTGTTGAAAAGGTCGATGTCAATATGACTGCTGTTGTCAGGCCTACTGAACATGCACAGCCAGTTTTGACAGGTGTGAAAAATATTATTGCTGTAGCAAGTGGTAAGGGTGGTGTTGGCAAGTCAACGGTTAGCACCAATTTGGCAATAGCTCTCTCTTTAACAGGGGCACGAGTTGGTCTGATGGATGCTGATATTTATGGACCCAGCATCCCTCAAATGATGGGCATTCCCATTTCATCGCCAAAAGTGGGTGAGGAAAATAAATTCTTCCCGCATGAAAAATACGGTTTGAAAGTGGTGTCAGCCGCGTTTTTGACTAAACAGGGTCAGCCTTTGATGCTTCGTGGGCCTATGTTAGGCGGGATTATTCAACAATTCCTGCAAAACGTGGAATGGGGCGAGTTGGATTATCTGGTCATTGATCTGCCTCCTGGTACAGGTGATGTGCAGTTGACTTTGACTCAGAAGGCTCCAATATCCGGTGCGGTGGTTGTGACCACTCCCCAGGAAGTCAGCCTGATTGACGCCGATAAAGGTGTGAAAATGTTTCAGCAGGTCAAAGTACCTTTGCTCGGTATTGTTGAGAACATGAGTTATTTTGTCTGTGACGGATGCGATAAAAAACATCATATTTTCAGGCAGGGTGGTGGAAAATCGCTTGCTGATAATTTCAAAATTCCTCTTCTTGGAGAAGTGCCAATTATCGAAGCGGTTGCGGAAGGTGGGGATGCGGGAACACCTATTGTCATATCTAATGCTGAGTCTCCAGCAAGTCAGGCTTATAAGGATTTGGCGGGAAGGGTCGCGGCGCAACTTAGTATCAACCAGGCAAACAGCGGTGAAAAAGTTTCCTCTGATTTTGAGTTGGCCTGGAAGAGTTAG
- a CDS encoding DUF971 domain-containing protein, with protein MNAPAPKNIKQVDESTLGISWNDGHESVYSVKHLRESCPCANCIDEWSGKKLIEPGSISDEIRPRNLKAVGLYAIQFDWSDGHNTGLYTHELLRQICECETCKSNKVAS; from the coding sequence ATGAATGCACCCGCTCCGAAGAACATTAAACAAGTTGACGAGTCCACCTTGGGGATTTCCTGGAATGATGGCCATGAATCCGTTTATTCAGTGAAACATTTAAGGGAAAGTTGCCCGTGTGCGAATTGTATCGATGAATGGAGCGGAAAAAAACTGATTGAACCAGGTTCCATCTCAGATGAAATACGTCCGCGTAATCTTAAAGCGGTGGGACTTTATGCTATTCAATTTGATTGGAGTGATGGGCATAACACGGGGCTTTACACGCATGAGCTTTTGCGTCAAATCTGTGAGTGTGAAACCTGTAAAAGCAATAAAGTTGCCAGCTAG
- a CDS encoding Mrp/NBP35 family ATP-binding protein, with protein MKTYEDLEGDGGSNIVEQVVELGAKLRSRLDKIKYKVALMSGKGGVGKSSITANIASCLADRGKKVGILDADLNGPSIGHLLGVGNNAQLEMKDDGLNPGIGYQGIRIMSMDMLLKSADTPVMWTDADDATASWVSVMESTAIRELLADTNWGELDYLLIDMPPGSDRIDNIRSLIPELAGAVEITIPSQLSQHIVTKSITKNNKMGVPIIGLIENMATYVCPHCEKEGKLFDGEDVHKLSEQKGVPYIGKIPFDTRVSQSQSGNLFYNEFKDSVTGKAIAEAVENIEKFTTK; from the coding sequence ATGAAAACTTATGAGGATCTTGAAGGTGATGGCGGATCCAACATAGTTGAACAAGTCGTAGAGCTAGGTGCAAAACTACGATCCCGTCTAGACAAGATCAAATATAAGGTTGCATTAATGAGTGGAAAGGGAGGCGTTGGAAAAAGTTCAATAACCGCCAACATTGCTTCATGCCTTGCTGACCGCGGCAAAAAAGTCGGTATTCTTGATGCTGATCTGAACGGACCCAGCATAGGCCATCTTCTTGGTGTCGGCAACAATGCTCAACTCGAAATGAAAGACGATGGACTCAACCCTGGCATCGGGTATCAGGGAATCCGCATCATGTCAATGGATATGCTGTTAAAGTCCGCAGACACACCTGTAATGTGGACCGATGCAGACGATGCCACAGCGTCCTGGGTGAGCGTCATGGAGTCCACAGCTATCCGCGAACTGCTGGCAGACACTAATTGGGGTGAATTGGATTATCTTCTCATCGATATGCCGCCTGGCAGCGACAGGATTGATAATATTCGCTCACTGATTCCTGAACTGGCAGGAGCCGTTGAAATTACCATTCCCTCTCAGCTTTCACAACATATTGTGACGAAGTCAATCACAAAGAACAATAAAATGGGTGTGCCCATTATTGGCCTCATTGAAAACATGGCTACCTATGTATGCCCACATTGCGAAAAAGAAGGTAAATTGTTTGATGGTGAAGATGTTCACAAATTGAGCGAACAAAAGGGAGTTCCATATATAGGAAAGATTCCTTTTGATACTCGAGTGTCTCAGAGCCAATCCGGAAACCTTTTTTATAATGAATTTAAAGATTCTGTTACAGGCAAAGCGATTGCTGAGGCCGTAGAAAATATTGAAAAATTTACCACTAAATAA
- a CDS encoding AAA family ATPase, which translates to MDLTEDDKRLIEEEEALLESTLQSLCQQLPIVQESKITANMAARELTSQIVNEWNHEERQPLVSDEAVAHRILDIRKDSDKALYALIQEPYFGRVCTKEEDGSEVSFLIGKKSNIDAGIVDWRNGPIAGLYFNYKQEEEFYEVINQRERSGHIQLRRSYRIEGGQLMQIDTPEGVFRRGETGWSKLDVEDEVAAHRSRAKDSKEKRLPSILSLITKDQFEMITSDAERPVIIQGSAGSGKTTVALHRLAWLLHEENSLARAKNTRVVVMNKSLQIYVSYTLPSMGIEGVQSSTFNSWALSIIGKVVRGRPFFKFLNVPSFVEEIKFSEEILRALEGWVDKQVIKLNEDIVRFFKPWPGQVNSWKKTEANALLPRLRDFTHEVKEASLPKFDKDKCLEFLERKCFELEDYVQDVYDLLSDSEHLKSYLPASPKLGSNLDYLKRLTNKNREKHNLDYFDMSLVLRLIQIKNGGLPDGDGGVISLDHLVVDEAQDFGPVEFAIMTSAVGDKRQMTIVGDVAQKILQARKFIGWNKVVENLGMEEDSIIRLEVSFRCTVPIMTLAHKVAGDPKQVEGRAGPDPEWYKADDRESMLEHLVEWCNRQVKMDPYKLIAIICRYPKQAMELKEELEEYLSGEVRLGHRNQFSFDPGIMVTNIHQVKGLEFDSVAMVEPDEDNYPIKREESRNMLYVGITRTQDDLLLTTVKPFSRVFFYK; encoded by the coding sequence ATGGATCTTACGGAAGATGACAAACGATTGATCGAAGAGGAAGAAGCGTTGCTTGAAAGTACCTTGCAGTCTTTATGTCAACAGCTTCCAATTGTCCAGGAATCCAAAATAACCGCCAATATGGCGGCGCGTGAATTGACCAGTCAGATAGTTAATGAATGGAATCATGAAGAAAGACAACCTCTGGTTTCTGATGAAGCGGTGGCTCATCGCATTTTGGACATACGCAAAGACAGTGATAAGGCCCTGTATGCGTTGATTCAGGAACCTTATTTTGGAAGGGTCTGTACGAAGGAGGAAGACGGTAGTGAGGTGTCATTCCTGATAGGAAAAAAAAGCAATATTGATGCGGGAATTGTGGATTGGAGAAATGGACCCATAGCCGGGTTATATTTCAACTATAAACAGGAAGAAGAGTTTTATGAGGTAATCAATCAGCGAGAACGGAGTGGGCATATCCAACTAAGACGGTCTTATAGGATTGAAGGGGGTCAATTGATGCAGATCGATACGCCGGAAGGTGTTTTCAGGAGAGGTGAGACGGGCTGGTCAAAACTTGATGTCGAAGATGAGGTTGCGGCACACCGGTCAAGAGCGAAAGACTCAAAAGAAAAGCGTCTTCCAAGTATTCTTTCATTAATAACCAAAGATCAATTTGAAATGATCACCAGCGATGCTGAACGGCCTGTTATTATTCAGGGCTCTGCTGGTTCGGGCAAAACTACAGTCGCTCTGCACCGACTGGCCTGGTTGTTGCACGAAGAAAATTCTTTAGCAAGAGCGAAAAATACCCGGGTTGTGGTGATGAACAAGTCACTGCAAATATATGTTAGCTACACCTTGCCATCTATGGGAATTGAAGGTGTTCAGTCTTCCACTTTCAATAGTTGGGCATTGTCTATTATCGGTAAAGTTGTTCGCGGCAGGCCTTTCTTCAAATTCCTGAATGTTCCCTCTTTTGTTGAAGAAATAAAGTTTTCTGAGGAGATTCTAAGGGCTCTTGAAGGGTGGGTGGACAAACAGGTCATCAAATTAAATGAAGATATTGTGAGGTTCTTCAAGCCATGGCCCGGGCAGGTGAACTCGTGGAAGAAGACAGAAGCTAATGCTCTTTTACCCCGATTAAGGGACTTCACTCATGAAGTTAAAGAAGCCAGCTTGCCAAAATTTGACAAGGATAAATGCCTGGAATTTCTGGAACGTAAATGTTTCGAACTGGAAGATTATGTTCAAGATGTATATGACTTGTTATCAGATTCAGAACATTTAAAATCCTACCTCCCTGCCAGTCCCAAACTGGGTTCTAATCTGGATTATCTGAAAAGACTGACGAACAAAAACAGGGAAAAACATAATCTGGATTATTTTGATATGTCCCTTGTTTTGCGACTCATACAAATTAAAAACGGTGGTTTGCCAGATGGAGATGGTGGGGTGATTTCACTGGATCACTTGGTGGTCGATGAAGCCCAGGATTTTGGTCCCGTTGAATTTGCCATTATGACATCTGCTGTCGGTGATAAACGCCAAATGACCATTGTCGGCGATGTGGCGCAGAAAATTCTTCAGGCAAGAAAATTCATTGGCTGGAACAAGGTCGTGGAAAACCTGGGAATGGAAGAGGACTCTATTATTCGTCTCGAAGTTTCGTTCCGGTGTACGGTTCCCATCATGACTTTGGCGCATAAAGTGGCTGGAGATCCGAAACAAGTTGAGGGTAGGGCCGGTCCCGATCCGGAGTGGTATAAGGCAGACGACAGGGAAAGTATGCTGGAGCATCTGGTTGAGTGGTGTAATCGTCAGGTCAAGATGGATCCTTACAAGCTCATTGCCATCATATGCCGCTATCCAAAACAGGCTATGGAGTTAAAAGAGGAGTTGGAAGAATATCTGTCTGGAGAAGTTCGTCTCGGACATCGCAATCAGTTTTCTTTTGACCCTGGAATTATGGTGACAAACATTCACCAGGTAAAAGGTTTGGAGTTTGACTCTGTTGCGATGGTAGAACCTGATGAGGATAATTATCCTATAAAGAGGGAAGAAAGCAGAAACATGTTATATGTTGGGATCACCCGGACTCAGGATGACCTGCTTTTGACCACGGTCAAACCATTTTCAAGGGTATTTTTTTATAAGTAG
- the truA gene encoding tRNA pseudouridine(38-40) synthase TruA — protein MEKKILLIIEYEGTAYHGWQLQTNAVSIQGFLEKALSTILNQPTNVLSAGRTDAGVHSEGMPAHFTANTKMSMVEMQLALNSLLPHDITVREVREVPMDFNARGSAKCKLYRYTILNRDYPSALNFRRSWFIPHKLNVPAMKTAAVYLVGEHDFTSFRAGNCNAKSPVRTMKRVEIIERDDFLVFEFESKGFLKHMVRNLVGTLVYVGKNKYPPEQVKTILEARNRKVAGPTAPSHGLCLIKVEY, from the coding sequence ATGGAGAAAAAAATCCTTTTAATAATTGAATATGAGGGCACTGCCTATCACGGTTGGCAATTGCAAACAAATGCTGTCAGCATTCAGGGTTTCCTGGAAAAAGCCTTGAGTACAATTTTGAATCAGCCAACAAATGTTTTGAGTGCTGGCAGAACCGATGCGGGTGTTCATTCAGAAGGAATGCCGGCACATTTTACAGCCAATACAAAAATGTCAATGGTAGAGATGCAGCTTGCTTTAAACAGTCTGCTTCCTCATGACATCACAGTCCGGGAAGTGCGTGAAGTTCCTATGGATTTTAATGCGCGCGGCTCTGCCAAATGCAAACTGTATCGATATACCATATTAAACAGGGACTATCCTTCTGCACTCAATTTCCGCCGTTCCTGGTTCATTCCACATAAACTGAATGTACCCGCGATGAAAACGGCGGCGGTATACCTGGTTGGTGAACACGACTTCACTTCATTCCGGGCAGGGAACTGCAACGCCAAATCGCCTGTGCGAACCATGAAGCGTGTCGAGATCATTGAACGGGACGATTTCCTGGTTTTTGAATTTGAAAGTAAAGGTTTTTTGAAGCACATGGTTCGTAACCTTGTAGGAACCCTTGTGTATGTTGGCAAAAACAAATACCCCCCGGAACAGGTAAAAACCATTCTTGAAGCACGTAACCGCAAGGTTGCCGGTCCCACAGCACCTTCTCACGGACTCTGCCTGATAAAAGTAGAGTATTAG
- a CDS encoding glycosyltransferase family 2 protein — protein MINGKRICVVMPAYNAEKTLKKTYDEIPKDIVDDIILTDDASQDETVNLSRQLDIKTFVHTENKGYGGNQKTCYQEALNHNADIVIMLHPDYQYTPKLITPMASMIAEGVFDAVIGSRILGNKAMMGGMPLYKYVSNRALTLAENLLIQQKLSEYHTGYRAFSRKVLETIPLLENSDDFVFDNQMLCQTLYFGFELGEVSCPALYFDDASSISFRRSVTYGLGVMETAAKYFFAKRGMGHFKIFNPQGKRLKT, from the coding sequence ATGATTAACGGCAAACGCATCTGCGTGGTCATGCCGGCCTACAACGCCGAAAAAACCCTGAAAAAAACCTACGATGAAATACCCAAAGATATTGTAGACGATATCATTCTCACCGACGATGCCAGCCAGGATGAGACTGTCAACCTATCACGGCAATTGGATATCAAAACATTTGTCCATACCGAAAACAAGGGATACGGCGGCAATCAGAAAACCTGTTATCAAGAGGCTTTGAATCATAATGCCGACATCGTTATTATGTTACACCCTGATTATCAGTATACGCCAAAGCTCATCACACCCATGGCGTCAATGATTGCAGAAGGAGTATTTGACGCGGTGATCGGCTCCAGAATTCTTGGCAACAAGGCCATGATGGGAGGAATGCCTCTCTATAAATATGTTTCAAACCGCGCTTTAACATTAGCCGAGAACCTGCTCATTCAGCAAAAGCTTTCTGAATACCATACCGGCTACCGGGCTTTTAGCCGAAAAGTGCTCGAAACCATTCCACTTTTAGAAAACTCCGATGATTTTGTGTTCGACAACCAAATGCTTTGCCAAACCCTGTATTTTGGGTTTGAATTGGGGGAAGTATCCTGCCCCGCCCTTTACTTTGACGATGCATCATCGATCAGCTTCAGGAGAAGCGTGACCTATGGATTGGGAGTGATGGAAACCGCTGCAAAATATTTCTTTGCCAAACGCGGCATGGGTCATTTTAAAATTTTCAATCCTCAAGGGAAACGATTAAAAACATAA